In one Flavobacteriales bacterium genomic region, the following are encoded:
- a CDS encoding histidine kinase → MEKADIAWAVVVSTLVLLAMAAFVVALLVLNSTRRMRHRAELAEAGRARQSEVAHAEREAVRHTLREVARELHDNVGQLLTVAQIGVNQALAEHPDARLTAVQDAMDRSVEELRRVAHGLDADLWARRSLTDAIVAEAERIERVSRVRAHVLRSGAPLALDADSSTILFRVFQEAVNNALKHSGADTLTITLYGDAPVTLSIADNGRGFDAAATAGNGGLQAIRRRCALIGFDAWCASTPGRGCIWTLTQTQPHGTPDRPGG, encoded by the coding sequence ATGGAAAAGGCTGACATCGCCTGGGCCGTGGTGGTGAGCACATTGGTGCTGCTGGCCATGGCGGCCTTCGTGGTGGCGCTGCTGGTGCTCAACAGCACGCGCCGCATGCGCCACCGCGCCGAGCTGGCCGAGGCCGGGCGCGCGCGGCAGAGCGAGGTGGCGCATGCCGAGCGCGAGGCGGTGCGCCACACCCTGCGCGAGGTGGCGCGCGAGCTGCACGACAACGTGGGGCAGCTGCTCACAGTGGCGCAGATCGGCGTGAACCAGGCGCTGGCCGAGCACCCCGATGCGCGGCTCACCGCGGTGCAGGATGCCATGGACCGCAGCGTGGAGGAGCTGCGGCGCGTGGCGCACGGGCTCGACGCCGACCTGTGGGCGCGGCGCTCGCTCACCGACGCCATCGTGGCCGAGGCCGAGCGCATCGAGCGCGTGAGCCGCGTGCGCGCCCATGTGCTGCGCTCCGGCGCGCCGCTGGCCCTCGACGCGGACAGCAGCACCATCCTCTTCCGCGTGTTCCAGGAGGCGGTGAACAACGCGCTGAAGCACAGCGGCGCCGACACCCTCACCATCACGCTCTACGGCGATGCGCCCGTCACCCTCTCCATCGCCGACAACGGCCGCGGCTTCGATGCCGCCGCCACCGCGGGCAACGGCGGCCTGCAGGCCATCCGCCGGCGCTGCGCGCTCATCGGCTTCGATGCGTGGTGCGCCAGCACCCCGGGCCGCGGCTGCATCTGGACCCTCACCCAAACCCAACCCCATGGAACTCCCGATCGCCCTGGTGGATGA
- a CDS encoding T9SS type A sorting domain-containing protein — protein sequence MRPLTALLVLPVALLIGTDSMAQRVLPFGEGSVGGLGVFDLVEHEGRLYVGGLYTSFLGNPRRNIQAWDGTTFHDLPGAFTSASQRVRDLEVYNGEVIATGNDAAFGHVGRWDGAAWQPMGAGLAAQGRALCIHNGELYVAANDGAVNRWDGAAWQPVGAAFNAAVASLQSHNGQLYAGGAFDFDADSTQQLRRLARWTGTAWEEVATGLNNAVSDLLSTPEGLVVVGSFTTRGDGALQLPLWTVYDGADFSEPTASIPNVVSIEAVCAHPDGGYLLGSGSGSLWVNGAAVRNIRYNSLRAAVPFGGKLLVGGLNGNSYAPVGIVGHLTDGSDLEHVDANQIKAAAIPSTYLFNDGSGLRPGFEVPQGSGVHSIYSASPWVTGFHSGTLHSAAPTYDNQPAPTAGPHATVMDADFYERYYQVWKLDQATISQHAQQWDQSGYVMPYAIATWPGNGDVSNGEPAQLAPYKDLDNDGLYEPASGEYPLIRGDQAVYFILHSEQDADSLHPPMLLDLHVMHYAYNTGGNTDLQRTVFTNYRIVNRGSLDFTGVRFGAFTDMDLGFYDDDLAGCDSLLGLFFTYNGDGDDQTTSSAAGYGADIPAQGVLFLNQAMSAHNAISRTAPFNTPLEDAINGTWQGAPFAQPISPLDYPTHFEYPGGAWVDQLNLASPDRYAVGSAGPFMLNAGDTLCVDLAYPWARAASGDPLESLEALRTRAQAVKNWYTAQQWTCGEVEDIISGVAEAADAAGLQAFPNPAQHRLTLTRTAGMGPGMLSLYAASGAQLRLVRWPAGTERLQLDVHDLPAGIYHAVLATGNALHRTRVMVTP from the coding sequence ATGCGCCCCCTCACCGCCCTCCTGGTCCTGCCCGTCGCCCTCCTGATCGGCACCGATTCCATGGCCCAACGCGTGCTGCCCTTTGGCGAAGGCAGCGTCGGCGGCTTGGGCGTGTTCGACCTGGTCGAGCACGAAGGCCGGCTCTATGTGGGCGGGCTCTACACCTCCTTCCTCGGCAATCCACGCCGGAACATCCAGGCGTGGGACGGCACCACCTTCCACGACCTGCCGGGGGCCTTCACCAGCGCTTCCCAGCGGGTGCGTGACCTGGAAGTGTACAACGGCGAGGTCATCGCCACGGGCAACGACGCCGCCTTTGGCCATGTGGGGCGCTGGGACGGTGCCGCCTGGCAGCCCATGGGCGCCGGGCTGGCCGCGCAGGGCCGCGCATTGTGCATCCACAACGGCGAACTCTACGTGGCGGCGAACGATGGCGCGGTGAACCGGTGGGACGGTGCCGCCTGGCAACCGGTGGGTGCGGCCTTCAACGCAGCGGTCGCCTCCCTGCAGTCGCACAACGGGCAGCTGTACGCCGGTGGCGCGTTCGACTTCGATGCCGATTCCACCCAGCAGCTCCGGCGGCTGGCCCGCTGGACGGGAACGGCGTGGGAGGAGGTGGCCACCGGCCTGAACAACGCGGTCTCCGACCTGCTCTCCACCCCGGAGGGCCTGGTGGTCGTCGGCTCATTCACCACCCGCGGTGATGGCGCCTTGCAGCTGCCGCTATGGACTGTGTATGATGGTGCGGACTTCTCCGAGCCGACCGCATCCATCCCCAACGTCGTGAGCATCGAGGCTGTTTGCGCGCACCCTGACGGTGGCTACCTGCTCGGAAGTGGCTCCGGCTCTCTTTGGGTGAACGGTGCCGCGGTGCGGAACATCCGTTACAACTCCTTGCGCGCGGCCGTTCCCTTCGGTGGCAAGCTGTTGGTGGGCGGGCTCAACGGCAACTCCTATGCCCCGGTGGGCATCGTGGGCCACTTGACGGACGGCAGCGACCTGGAGCATGTGGATGCGAACCAGATCAAAGCGGCCGCGATCCCCTCCACGTACCTCTTCAACGACGGCTCGGGGCTCCGGCCCGGCTTCGAAGTGCCACAGGGGAGCGGCGTGCACAGCATCTACTCGGCATCCCCCTGGGTCACCGGCTTCCACAGCGGAACCCTCCACAGCGCGGCACCCACCTACGACAATCAGCCGGCGCCCACGGCGGGGCCGCACGCTACGGTGATGGATGCCGACTTCTACGAGCGCTACTACCAGGTGTGGAAGCTGGACCAGGCCACCATCAGCCAGCATGCCCAGCAATGGGATCAGAGTGGCTATGTGATGCCGTACGCCATCGCCACCTGGCCGGGCAACGGCGATGTGAGCAACGGGGAGCCCGCCCAGCTGGCGCCTTACAAGGACCTGGACAACGACGGGCTGTACGAGCCTGCCAGCGGTGAATACCCGCTGATCCGCGGGGACCAGGCCGTGTACTTCATCCTCCACAGCGAGCAGGATGCCGACAGCCTGCACCCGCCCATGCTGCTGGACCTGCATGTGATGCACTACGCCTACAACACGGGCGGCAACACGGACCTGCAACGCACCGTTTTCACCAACTACCGCATCGTGAACCGCGGCAGCCTGGACTTCACCGGTGTGCGCTTCGGCGCCTTCACGGACATGGACCTGGGATTCTACGACGATGACCTGGCCGGCTGCGACTCGCTGCTGGGCCTTTTCTTCACCTATAACGGCGACGGTGACGATCAGACCACATCCAGTGCTGCTGGGTATGGTGCCGACATCCCGGCCCAGGGGGTGCTCTTCCTGAACCAGGCGATGAGCGCGCACAATGCGATCAGCCGCACTGCACCCTTTAACACTCCGCTGGAGGATGCCATCAATGGCACCTGGCAGGGGGCGCCCTTCGCCCAGCCGATCAGTCCCTTGGACTACCCCACGCACTTCGAATACCCCGGTGGTGCCTGGGTGGATCAGCTCAACCTCGCCAGCCCCGACCGCTACGCGGTGGGCTCGGCCGGTCCATTCATGCTCAATGCCGGCGATACCCTGTGCGTGGACCTGGCCTATCCATGGGCACGCGCGGCGAGCGGCGACCCGTTGGAGAGCCTGGAGGCCCTCCGCACCCGGGCGCAGGCGGTGAAGAACTGGTACACCGCGCAGCAATGGACCTGCGGGGAGGTGGAGGACATCATCTCCGGGGTGGCGGAGGCGGCTGATGCGGCCGGCCTGCAGGCCTTCCCGAACCCCGCGCAGCACCGGCTTACGCTGACCCGCACGGCTGGCATGGGGCCTGGCATGCTCTCCCTGTATGCGGCCTCCGGGGCCCAGCTGAGGCTGGTGCGCTGGCCCGCCGGCACCGAGCGCCTGCAGCTGGACGTGCACGACCTGCCGGCGGGCATCTACCACGCCGTGCTCGCCACCGGAAACGCGTTGCATCGCACGCGGGTGATGGTGACGCCGTGA
- a CDS encoding response regulator transcription factor, translated as MELPIALVDDHHLVRSGLAATVNALGGYAVRVEAANGRELIAELERGAEPRIAIVDLNMPVMDGFETIAWLRANAPQVLPLALTFDAAEDAMVRAVRAGARGFLLKNARPEVLKRALDSLAQTGYYYSDDLSGALQRHPDMKTRAERERERVLAQITPREMEFLQLVCDEAEYTYEQMAERMGVHRRTVDNFRIGLFEKFSIKSKTGLVLFALRWGLLGNGDGRHL; from the coding sequence ATGGAACTCCCGATCGCCCTGGTGGATGACCACCACCTGGTACGCAGCGGGCTGGCCGCCACCGTGAACGCGCTGGGCGGCTATGCCGTGCGCGTGGAGGCCGCCAACGGCCGCGAGCTCATCGCCGAGCTGGAGCGCGGCGCCGAGCCCCGCATCGCCATCGTGGACCTCAACATGCCCGTGATGGACGGCTTCGAGACCATCGCCTGGCTGCGCGCCAACGCCCCGCAGGTGCTGCCGCTCGCCCTCACCTTCGATGCCGCCGAGGACGCCATGGTGCGCGCCGTGCGCGCCGGCGCGCGCGGCTTCCTGCTGAAGAACGCGCGGCCCGAGGTGCTCAAGCGCGCGCTCGACAGCCTGGCGCAGACCGGCTACTACTACTCCGACGACCTGAGCGGGGCGCTGCAGCGGCACCCTGACATGAAGACGCGCGCCGAGCGCGAGCGCGAACGCGTGCTGGCGCAGATCACCCCGCGCGAGATGGAATTCCTGCAGCTGGTGTGCGACGAGGCCGAGTACACCTACGAGCAGATGGCCGAGCGCATGGGCGTGCACCGGCGCACGGTGGACAACTTCCGCATCGGGCTGTTCGAGAAGTTCAGCATCAAGAGCAAGACCGGGCTGGTGCTCTTCGCGCTCCGCTGGGGCCTGCTCGGCAACGGCGACGGGCGGCACCTGTGA